The Brassica oleracea var. oleracea cultivar TO1000 chromosome C6, BOL, whole genome shotgun sequence genomic interval ATATTATATATTTGTTCAAATTTATAAATTTGAATTTCATCTATTTTTATTAGATTTTTTGATGTATATAGATTGAATGCATATCATAGAATAATAAAATTTTACTTTTATAGTTGTTCAATAAAACTAAATATAAAATTAGAGGTGAAATTCATTTTGAAAATAATAAACAACAAAATGCTTTGTGAATGTTGATATGATATAGTAATTATTAATCTACGATTTTAATAGAACCATATATTTACATAAGATTTTTTTTAAAAATATTATTATCTTATTATTTAGTAGTGTATTTCTACTATATTTTCGTAAATTAAGATGAAAACATACTTGTAAGATTGTGTTTTTTTATTACCTCTTTCTGAAACTGTGATCTTCCTTGAGCTGCATCAGGGCGTAAGACTTTAACAGCAACACTTGTGTGATCAAGATAGCCTCTAAACACAGGACCATAACCTCCTTCTCCAACCTTTCGAGACTCATCAAAGTTTGAAGTGGCTTCTTCTATTTCTTCAACTGTGTACTTCCTATACCTAACAAATCCATGAGAGAATGAATCTGGATCCTTCAGTGCCTTCATCTCCACGTTAACTCTCCTCTTAGATTCAACTTCTGCTAGTCTCTTTGCAGCTTCTGCAGCTTCCAATGCTGCTTTGGCTTTAGCTCTCTCCTTCTCCACTATTGACATTGCTGCCTCCTCTGAACTCTTTGCTTCTTCCAACCTTCTTTCCTCTTCTGTTCTCAGCTTCTGCAGTGCACTTGCCTAAAAAAGAACAAACACACAATAGGACCAAGTAAACAGAACCAAACTAAAGTCTCAGATGCTTGTTTCATTACCTGTTGTCTAGCACTTAAAGCTTCTTTGCAGGCAGTGCTATACATATCCATGGTTTGTTTTAGCTCTAGACGCAGCCTCTTCATTTCAGCTTCAACATCATCCTGAAATACACATCTAAGCAAACCTTCTAAATGATATGAAGGGTCTTGAGTTACTATTTACTAACCACGCTTTGAGATGAATATGAAGATGTTGTACCACTCTCTTCAGAGAATGTTGTAGATGAATCATTAGGGAAACCAGGATCACTAAACTTGATCCCCAAGCGATGTGACCCAATGCTTTGCTCTGAGCTTGTTGAGATTCTTGAGCTTCTTCCAGACTCAGGAAAGTCAAGTGTGAAGGAAGAGCGGTCGACGCTAGGTCTCCCTGAGCTGATGAAGGAGATGTCATGAGAGTCTCTATGTGAAGATGGGCTTATGAATGATAGGTCACTATCTGAATCATATAAGTCCCCATATGGTTTCACTTGTCTTCTCCCTAACGGTGACCTACAAAAAACAAAAAAAAAACAGAACTTAAGTCTCTAAATCTTTTAGACTAAACAAATCATAAGAAATCAGTTATGTTACTACCTTGTAGCATCTGCTTCAGCTGATTTGCGTGGCCTAGATGGTGTACTAACTGCAGAGTGGCTATGGTCTGAAGGAGTAACAGGCGGTTGATTTTCATATTCAGATGGCTGCATCGAGCTTTTAAAAGGAGCAGGACGAGATGCGTTTCTCACTGAAGCAATCTTTCCTTTTGAAATGACATAAACATTGCAGAAATCTGGAGCTGATTTTGACACAGTTGTTGGCAAATCTGTTTTGAATCGTCTACTCAAACATGATGATCACATGATTTATACAGACATATTGTTACAAAAATCTGAAAGAAGGAAGAATAATAATAATATATATATACATATATATATATATATATATATATATACTGTAATAATACCTCATGAAGCTATTACGTGAAGGGGCTCCAACGACTAAGTTTTCGATTCCAGAAGTTGAAACATGTTCGATAATAGCTCTCACTTTGTCTGCATCTTCAAGTAATACGTTTTGACAATTTATCTGCTCCAAGAAAGTGTTAAAAAAAACCTTAAAAGGTCAAAATTTTTTTGATTCTGCTAAACTTATCTGAATACCTCTTTGCGAGAACAATAGCAGTGGAAGGAAACAAAGAGATCTTTCGCTATCTTGTCCCCTTGCTGTGTATCTTCTATATCTGCAACAAACAAACAAACTTGCCTTGATACACACGCGAGAAGAAACCCTAGATGGTGAAAGTAGTTTCATGGTGAGTATGAGAAGATTTGGAACCTGAAGAAGAATGTGATTTAGAGAGGACATGAATAAGTGAAATGGTTTGGCCTCGAGAAGCAAGATTCTCTATTGTCCATCTAAGAGCATGTTGGCTTCCTTTGTCTTTGTCTATTGCAACTGCAACTGAGCCACTTCCTGTCTCTTTCTTTCCTCCATTGTTTGCTTTTGGTAGCCACATGATTCTTCCCTTTATGTTTCTTGTGTATCAAGGAAGATAACCTAATCTCTTTTTTCTTGAGTCTTTAAGATAATAACTTCACTTTGATTGGTCAAAGATTCTTTATGGATGAAACAAATGAATGGGTTCAAGGTTTGCCTCTCTTTCTAATGGTGTTGTTATTTAAGGGTTTTATTTTTGGCTTATAATCTAATTTCAGAAGAGAAATTCATTTTTTGTGGTTTATCCATTTTTTTTTGTTTCAACGTGTTGATTATTGAAATAGTGTAACAAATGGTCTAAATTTGAAGATCTTTATCACTTCTTTAATCACCGCTTGAAACTTGCCTTGCAACGGACGGTAGATAAAAACTACTTTCTAGAACATTAATTTCTTTCAGTGATATGATTCATTTACTACAACATTTGTAACATTTTAGTCTAATTTACATTTCTTTTGCTT includes:
- the LOC106299330 gene encoding U-box domain-containing protein 35 is translated as MWLPKANNGGKKETGSGSVAVAIDKDKGSQHALRWTIENLASRGQTISLIHVLSKSHSSSDIEDTQQGDKIAKDLFVSFHCYCSRKEINCQNVLLEDADKVRAIIEHVSTSGIENLVVGAPSRNSFMRRFKTDLPTTVSKSAPDFCNVYVISKGKIASVRNASRPAPFKSSMQPSEYENQPPVTPSDHSHSAVSTPSRPRKSAEADATRSPLGRRQVKPYGDLYDSDSDLSFISPSSHRDSHDISFISSGRPSVDRSSFTLDFPESGRSSRISTSSEQSIGSHRLGIKFSDPGFPNDSSTTFSEESGTTSSYSSQSVDDVEAEMKRLRLELKQTMDMYSTACKEALSARQQASALQKLRTEEERRLEEAKSSEEAAMSIVEKERAKAKAALEAAEAAKRLAEVESKRRVNVEMKALKDPDSFSHGFVRYRKYTVEEIEEATSNFDESRKVGEGGYGPVFRGYLDHTSVAVKVLRPDAAQGRSQFQKEVEVLSCIRHPNMVLLLGACPEFGILVYEYMAKGSLEDRLFMRGNTPPITWQLRFRIAAEIATGLLFLHQTKPEPIVHRDLKPGNVLLDYNYVSKISDVGLARLVPAVAENVTQYRVTSAAGTFCYIDPEYQQTGMLGVKSDVYSLGIMLLQILTAKQPMGLAYYVEQAIEEGTLKDMLDPAVPDWPMEEALCLAKLALQCAELRRKDRPDLGKELLPELNRLRDIGEESLESVFYADSQGRSPNTSQVSITSTSDQFISNPESPAAESQS